The genomic stretch TCAATTTCCACTTCTATGACATCTCCATCGCGCATAAAAACCGGTGGCTTGCGAGCGAATCCTACGCCTTGAGGAGTTCCGGTTAGGATAACCGTTCCGGCCTTGAGCGTGGTTTCCATGCTTAGAAATTCGACGAGGGTTGGAACATCAAAAATTAGATCGGAGGTGCTGGATTCTTGCATCACCGTCCCATTTAGTCTCGACGAAATAGACAGAGACCACGGATCAGAAATTTCGTCGGTCGTTACAATGACCGGGCCCAAGGGACAGAAGGTGTCAAATGTTTTTGACCGGCTGAATTGACCTCCGCCTCTTTCGGACTGCCAGTTTCTGGCAGTGACGTCGTTGGCACAGGTAAAACCCAAAATGACGTCCAGTGCATCTTCACGCCGAACGTTTTTGCAGTCTTGGGAGATGACGATCGCTAGTTCGGCTTCGTAGTCAATGGTCTCTGAGATCTGCGATGGAGGAAGTTGAATGGGACTCTCTGGACCGGTGACCGAAGTAGGGGATTTTAGGAACACTACGGGATACTCGTTGACATGGATGCCGGTTTCTCTGGCGTGTTCGCGGTAGTTCAAGCCAATGCAGTAGATGGTTGGGGGATCAAGCGGTGCGAGGAAATGGCCTTTGGATTCGATTCCCGAATCGTGTAGCTTTCCAAAGAGTTCACCTTCGAGACGAGTGAACGAGCCGTCGCGATTAGCGTTTACAAGGACTGCACCTTCAGAGGACTGAATTCTCGCTATTCTCATGGTAAAGTCTCCTCCAGCTCAAATTGTAAGAAAGAAGATTCGAAGGTTGGATCGCATCACCTCTACGCGATTTCCTCGGGGGTACGGCCCGTGAATGCGGCGAGAAAGAAGGCTAGTTTTGCTTTGAGTTCAGGGCGAGGGATGATCTGGTCAATCAGTCCGTGGTCCAAAAGAAACTCAGAGGTCTGGAACCCCGGCGGTAAGTCCTGCTGGGTTGTCTCTTTGATCACCCTCGGTCCGGCAAAACCGATAAGCGCTGCCGGCTCGGCAACGATCAGGTCTCCCAGAGATGCGAAGCTCGCCATCACTCCTGCCATTGTCGGATTCGTGAGGACCGAAATATAAGGGAGCTTTGCTTTCGCAAGCCGCCCGAGAGCCGCACTGGTCTTCGCCATCTGCATTAAACTGAGAATACCCTCATACATCCTCGCGCCTCCAGAGGTTGAGACTACGATAACCGGCATCTTTTTCTCGTATCCCCGTTCGATCGCGCGGGTGATTTTCTCACCAACTACCGAACCCATAGAGGCTCCAAGAAAACGGAAATCCATGACCGCTAAACTCACGGGGATTCCAGATAGCTCACCGTAACCTGAAACAACTGCATCTTTCAGCTCAGTCCGGTCACGATATTGGCTCAATTTTTCCGGGTAGGAGGAAGAAGGACCCCGAAACTTAAGAGGATCAACTGATTCCAAATTCGTGTCGCACTCCTTCCAAGTGCCTTCGTCAATCAGCGACCGAATCCGAGCAGGGGCGGGTAAGGGAAAATGGTAGCCACTCTTCGGAACCACCATCAGGTTCTGTTCGAGCTCCTTGTTGTAAATGATCTCCCCTGATTTCGGGCATTTGGTCCACAATCCCTTGGGAATGTCCTTTCGGTTGACGATTACCCGTGAGTAGTTCGGTTTGCTGAATAGTGCCATTGAGAAGAGGGTTTTAGGTAGAAACGTAGAGGAGCACCTAAATTCGTTGCGAGGATTTTTTAACCGTGCGCAAAGGCCGCTACGTCCAAAATCTCTATTCCAATTGCTCTCAAAACGGTTGCGCACGCATTCAAGGTGGCCCCTGTAGTGAAGATATCGTCGAAGATAACGTAACGGCGGCTTTTTTGGGTTAGGTTGCTCCGTTTCGAAACTGCAAAAGCACCTGCGATTTGCCGAATACGCTCTTTTCGATCTGCACGTGTCTGTGAGTCTGTATCGATGACTCTTTTCAGTAGTGGCTCAATGTCGAAGTTGACCGGAGACTGTAAATGCAATTCTCGAAGGAGAATCTCTGTCTGATTAAACCCTCTTCTTCGCAGCTTTCTCGGGTGGAGGGGGACAGGAATCACGACCGCGTTCTCCAAGAAAGTCAAAAACCCCGGAGCGGTGGCCAAAAGAGCCGCAAGATCTCTAGCTAGGTAGGATTTTTTTTGGTACTTGAATGCGTGTATGAGGGTTTTGATATCCCTGGAAAGTGTAAACCCACATTTCCCATGAGAGAAGTTGGGATTCAGCAATTCACAATTGTGGCAAACCGGTGACTCTTCCAGACTGCCATAGAACGGATGACCACAGGTAGGGCAGCTGGGGTCGCGAATCATCGGGAGGCGAGCGAAAGCTCTCTCGGAAAGATAGCGGAAACGGGTCTCTCCTAGTGGAGAATGGGTGACCACACAGTCGCGAGGGTAGAGCAGATCTAGAAGCGCGGAAGGAAGAGATCGGACTCTCATCAAACAAGTGAATCGAAGTTCTCTGGCTACGGGTAGAACACCTCTTCGAGGAAGAGGCCGCACGCAGGTGCGGTGTACACCTCAGTGGTTCGAACCTTTTCTTCGAGCAACTCCGCTATGCGATCAGCGGAGAGCTTTCCAGACGCGACCCGGATCAAAGACCCGGCCATTGAGCGGACCATTCGATAGAGAAAACCACTTCCGCTGACTTCAAGGCACCAATCACTGTTACCTTCGGAGATCAGCTTTACTGATCGGATGGACTTCACTGGATTCTCTTGCGGATGAACTTTTCCTGCAAAAGCAGTGAAGTCGTGCGTGCCTTCGAATTCCTTCAAGACCTTTGTAATCCGTTCAGATCGAAACTCACGCTCGATATGCCAGCAGTACCGAATCGAAAAGGGATTTGGAGGACGAGTGGAGAACCTATATTTGTAGGACTTTCCAATGTTGGAATGCCGCGCGTGAAAGTCATCCGGAGCTAAACTAGCAGCCTCAATCCGGATGGAAGCCGGAAGCTTCGTATTTACTGCGCGGCATAGTGCTTCCCCATTGTGATTCCACGGGAAGTCAAAGTGAAAGCACTGCCCGTTAGCGTGAACACCGGAATCGGTTCGGCTGGCTCCGTGAATTTTGATGGAATCTCGAAGAACCTCTGACAGTGCGCCTTCGATGAAATTCTGCACGGCAGACCCATCTGCTTGGCTCTGCCAACCGGAATAATCCGTTCCATCGTAGGCGCAGGTTACTTTCCAACGAGTCATTCGGTGGCTGTCTTAGGCCTACCTGGGCTTTCGCGGTGCGCAATCAAGCGATGAGCCAACGACACCGCATTACAGAAACTTTGTGGTGATCCCTCTCGTTTTCCCGCAAGGGCAAATGCTGTGCCGTGGTCAGGACTGGTTCTTACAAATGGCAATCCGAGGGTAACGTTCACGGAGGAGTTGAAATCCACCGTTTTCAGCGGTCCGAGCCCCTGATCGTGGTAGAGTGCGACGACGACGTCGAATTCTCCCTCAAGATGACGGAGAAATAGGGTGTCA from Verrucomicrobiota bacterium encodes the following:
- a CDS encoding double zinc ribbon domain-containing protein, with the translated sequence MRVRSLPSALLDLLYPRDCVVTHSPLGETRFRYLSERAFARLPMIRDPSCPTCGHPFYGSLEESPVCHNCELLNPNFSHGKCGFTLSRDIKTLIHAFKYQKKSYLARDLAALLATAPGFLTFLENAVVIPVPLHPRKLRRRGFNQTEILLRELHLQSPVNFDIEPLLKRVIDTDSQTRADRKERIRQIAGAFAVSKRSNLTQKSRRYVIFDDIFTTGATLNACATVLRAIGIEILDVAAFAHG
- the truA gene encoding tRNA pseudouridine(38-40) synthase TruA; translation: MTRWKVTCAYDGTDYSGWQSQADGSAVQNFIEGALSEVLRDSIKIHGASRTDSGVHANGQCFHFDFPWNHNGEALCRAVNTKLPASIRIEAASLAPDDFHARHSNIGKSYKYRFSTRPPNPFSIRYCWHIEREFRSERITKVLKEFEGTHDFTAFAGKVHPQENPVKSIRSVKLISEGNSDWCLEVSGSGFLYRMVRSMAGSLIRVASGKLSADRIAELLEEKVRTTEVYTAPACGLFLEEVFYP
- the accD gene encoding acetyl-CoA carboxylase, carboxyltransferase subunit beta, with translation MALFSKPNYSRVIVNRKDIPKGLWTKCPKSGEIIYNKELEQNLMVVPKSGYHFPLPAPARIRSLIDEGTWKECDTNLESVDPLKFRGPSSSYPEKLSQYRDRTELKDAVVSGYGELSGIPVSLAVMDFRFLGASMGSVVGEKITRAIERGYEKKMPVIVVSTSGGARMYEGILSLMQMAKTSAALGRLAKAKLPYISVLTNPTMAGVMASFASLGDLIVAEPAALIGFAGPRVIKETTQQDLPPGFQTSEFLLDHGLIDQIIPRPELKAKLAFFLAAFTGRTPEEIA
- a CDS encoding fumarylacetoacetate hydrolase family protein: MRIARIQSSEGAVLVNANRDGSFTRLEGELFGKLHDSGIESKGHFLAPLDPPTIYCIGLNYREHARETGIHVNEYPVVFLKSPTSVTGPESPIQLPPSQISETIDYEAELAIVISQDCKNVRREDALDVILGFTCANDVTARNWQSERGGGQFSRSKTFDTFCPLGPVIVTTDEISDPWSLSISSRLNGTVMQESSTSDLIFDVPTLVEFLSMETTLKAGTVILTGTPQGVGFARKPPVFMRDGDVIEVEIEGIGTLSNPLAASKSDV